The following coding sequences are from one Gadus macrocephalus chromosome 3, ASM3116895v1 window:
- the LOC132453574 gene encoding ependymin-2-like, with translation MNVLGPLSFLSLVLVLSAPGTSAQKPKPCEVPGLMSGDFTLMNDNQFFMSTGKMNYDAFNQRMSLSSFDFNSTVSGMIMLFQEKVYYEISWDEGTCKKRPLDATFNPVQVPAGAQLMAQLFMGSSSSWGMGVLVNTWFGLLPQGMYTHVFTEVGCIPISFTIANQEGWTTLSTFNWVIGSAQPMDFVPPAFCDAAQLEVSEKPDTFLTAVKSLTKPTKAKN, from the exons ATGAATGTCCTCGGCCCGCTGTCGTTCCTCagcctggtgctggtgctgtctGCACCGGGCACTTCTGCCCAGAAGCCCAAACCCTGCG AGGTGCCAGGGCTGATGAGTGGAGATTTCACCTTG ATGAACGACAACCAGTTCTTCATGTCCACCGGAAAGATGAACTACGACGCTTTCAACCAGCGCATGTCGCTCAGCAGCTTTGACTTTAACTCCACCGTGTCCGGCATGATCATGCTGTTCCAAGAG AAAGTCTATTATGAGATCTCCTGGGATGAGGGGACCTGCAAGAAGAGGCCCCTGGATGCCACCTTCAATCCCGTCCAGGTGCCCGCTGGTGCTCAGCTGATGGCCCAACTGTTCATGGGGAGCTCCTCCAGCTGGGGCATGGGGGTGCTGGTCAACACGTGGTTCGGACTGCTGCCTCAGG GCATGTACACCCATGTCTTCACCGAGGTCGGCTGCATTCCAATTAGCTTTACCATCGCTAACCAAGAGGGATGGACCACCCTCAG CACCTTCAACTGGGTGATCGGCAGCGCACAACCCATGGATTTCGTCCCACCCGCGTTCTGTGACGCGGCCCAGCTGGAAGTGTCCGAGAAGCCAGACACCTTCCTCACAGCCGTGAAGTCCCTCACCAAGCCGACCAAGGCAAAGAATTAA